One window of Acidobacteriota bacterium genomic DNA carries:
- a CDS encoding ATP-binding protein, with translation MASDQNLLSDRPSAARALLHDHLVQLAAWVVAVEVAIYGVPLLAPAALAGLGVSGVQIPFVAIAAAAAFYALTRIDDPNERRFWLTLGAGSLCWLVTVTLVTASQGVGGSPIRDAMVAAGYVCFYVPFLLAAERLPHRPQGSESRLTARWLNWSGLVLWSIGWFVYFIVVPIAIDSTWPAGRLRAAPLFVVLDVIIAARFASLAVECRSPRWTWIYGGIAAAFGALLVTNLIDVLIVKGLVTLPNGSGIGVMWSVPPLCLLVAFRLRQVQWGPIRPAAAEHAAARDREPAAVAFRLIALAACFPLVHAALHETGALTATAEATQNVVALAAMALLGGTSIVAYRSLERERAAAERARAAFEERLREARKMEALGRLSSVVTHEFLNLLNAIGGYIDLTLDDLGTDDVHADNLRRAHDVVRRTTLFTTRLLILSRGQPFHPASIVLDRKVTELLPEIRAIVKPRAAVDAPLGCGDGRVAMSADYLREVLMPLATNAGEAIEGSGRLTIETGWVDLDPLEAIAKAVRPGRYGRVVVRDTGVGMPRDVLAHLYEPFFTTKPKPRNRGLGLATAYVVVTQHGGAMAVTSELGVGTCVEVLIPAAPTADPAHVR, from the coding sequence ATGGCATCCGACCAGAATCTGCTCTCCGACCGACCCTCCGCGGCTCGCGCACTGCTGCACGACCATCTGGTGCAATTGGCCGCGTGGGTAGTCGCTGTCGAGGTCGCGATCTACGGCGTCCCGCTGCTCGCTCCGGCGGCGCTGGCCGGCTTGGGCGTTTCCGGCGTTCAGATCCCGTTTGTCGCCATTGCGGCCGCGGCTGCCTTCTACGCTCTCACGCGCATCGACGACCCCAACGAGCGACGATTCTGGCTGACGCTCGGCGCGGGAAGCCTGTGCTGGCTGGTGACCGTCACGCTCGTCACGGCGTCCCAAGGCGTCGGGGGCAGCCCGATCCGTGATGCGATGGTGGCAGCCGGCTACGTGTGCTTCTATGTCCCGTTCCTGCTGGCCGCCGAGCGGCTGCCGCACCGGCCGCAAGGCTCCGAATCCCGGCTGACCGCTCGCTGGCTCAACTGGTCCGGCCTGGTGCTGTGGAGCATCGGCTGGTTCGTGTATTTCATCGTCGTGCCCATCGCGATTGATTCGACGTGGCCGGCTGGGCGGCTGAGGGCTGCCCCGCTGTTCGTCGTACTCGACGTGATCATCGCGGCCCGATTCGCGAGCCTGGCCGTCGAATGCCGATCGCCGCGCTGGACCTGGATCTACGGCGGGATCGCAGCGGCCTTCGGTGCCTTGCTGGTAACCAACCTGATCGACGTGTTGATCGTGAAGGGTTTGGTGACGCTGCCAAACGGCTCAGGGATCGGCGTAATGTGGAGCGTGCCTCCACTGTGTCTGCTGGTAGCGTTCAGGCTGCGGCAGGTGCAATGGGGACCGATCCGCCCTGCGGCGGCAGAACACGCGGCCGCACGCGACCGAGAGCCGGCGGCGGTGGCCTTCCGGCTGATCGCGCTCGCTGCCTGCTTTCCGCTCGTGCACGCCGCGTTGCACGAGACGGGCGCACTGACGGCGACGGCTGAGGCCACCCAGAATGTCGTGGCGCTGGCGGCGATGGCGCTGCTCGGCGGGACCAGCATCGTCGCGTACCGGTCTCTCGAACGGGAACGCGCTGCCGCCGAGCGAGCGCGGGCGGCATTCGAGGAACGCCTGCGCGAAGCCAGGAAGATGGAGGCCCTCGGCCGATTGTCGAGCGTGGTGACGCACGAGTTTCTCAACCTGCTCAACGCGATCGGCGGGTACATCGACCTCACGCTCGACGATCTCGGCACTGACGATGTGCATGCCGACAACCTCCGTCGCGCTCATGACGTCGTCCGGCGCACGACCCTCTTCACGACGCGATTGCTGATCCTGAGCCGGGGCCAGCCGTTTCATCCGGCGTCGATCGTTCTCGACAGGAAGGTGACGGAACTGCTGCCGGAGATTCGCGCGATCGTCAAGCCGCGGGCCGCGGTCGATGCTCCGCTCGGGTGCGGTGACGGCCGTGTCGCCATGTCGGCCGACTACCTGCGCGAGGTGCTGATGCCGCTCGCCACCAACGCTGGTGAGGCGATCGAGGGCAGCGGCAGACTGACGATTGAGACCGGGTGGGTGGATCTCGATCCGCTGGAGGCGATTGCGAAGGCCGTAAGGCCAGGACGTTACGGTCGAGTCGTCGTCCGCGACACGGGTGTCGGAATGCCGCGAGACGTCCTGGCTCACCTGTACGAACCGTTCTTCACCACCAAACCGAAACCGCGCAACCGCGGGCTGGGGTTGGCGACCGCCTACGTCGTCGTCACCCAGCATGGCGGGGCGATGGCGGTGACCAGCGAACTGGGCGTGGGCACCTGTGTGGAGGTCTTGATTCCCGCCGCACCAACGGCGGATCCCGCACACGTGCGCTAG